From the genome of Sulfurovum sp. NBC37-1, one region includes:
- a CDS encoding heavy metal translocating P-type ATPase, whose amino-acid sequence MKTNIKDPICGMDVTSDSEFHINYEGTTYYFCSESCQHKFDADPQNYIHTEEDAECATCRPLFTEEHPHEHHQHDHGTMGNKENDPHAVYTCPMHPKIRQEGPGNCPICGMALEPVVVQAEEAENEELIDMTRRFKVSTLLALPVFILAMVADLAPDLIPSWLSMRMVQWIEFALATPVVLWGGWPFFVRGYQSVKTWNLNMFTLIALGVGAAWLYSMVALLFPHVFPPKMQFEGELVHVYFEAAAVIVALVLLGQVLELRARSQTNTAIQALLGLAPNTARIIREDGSEEDIPLEEVKVGDILRIRPGDKIPVDGVVTEGESNIDESMVTGEPVAVPKKAGDTVIGATVNATGSLLIEAQKVGADTLLSQIVNMVAQAQRSRAPIQKLADVVSSYFVPIVVIVAILAFIGWYFWGPEPRLAYAVVSAVAVLIIACPCALGLATPVSIMVGTGKGASMGVLIKNAEALEILEKVDTLVVDKTGTLTEGAPKLVTVEVLEGVDEETLLRAVATLERSSEHPLAEAIVEGTEARGLKLGKTDNFNSITGEGVTGEVDGLKVAIGNDKLFESLGIDAGELPALSEQYREEGQTVMLIALDNKAAGIIGVMDPIKESTAEAIEALHEEGIEIVMLTGDNETTAKAVAARLHIDRVQAEVSPEEKSKVVQALQKEGRHVAMAGDGVNDAPALAQAHVGIAMGTGTDVAMESAGVTLVKGDLTGIVRAIRLSRSTMKNIRQNLFFAFIYNSLGVPVAAGVLYPFFGILLSPVIAAAAMSFSSVSVISNSLRLKNVKL is encoded by the coding sequence ATGAAAACAAATATAAAAGATCCAATTTGCGGAATGGATGTCACTAGCGATTCCGAATTCCACATAAACTATGAAGGAACAACCTACTATTTCTGTTCCGAGAGCTGTCAGCATAAGTTCGATGCTGACCCTCAGAACTATATACATACAGAGGAAGATGCCGAATGTGCCACCTGCCGGCCTCTTTTTACAGAAGAACATCCTCATGAACATCACCAGCATGATCATGGCACTATGGGAAACAAAGAGAATGATCCTCATGCCGTCTATACCTGTCCTATGCACCCCAAGATCCGGCAGGAGGGTCCGGGGAACTGTCCTATTTGCGGTATGGCGCTTGAACCTGTGGTAGTACAGGCAGAGGAAGCGGAGAACGAAGAGCTGATCGATATGACACGCCGGTTCAAGGTGAGTACCCTTCTGGCGTTGCCGGTATTTATATTGGCAATGGTGGCCGACCTTGCTCCTGACCTGATACCCTCCTGGCTCTCTATGCGCATGGTGCAGTGGATTGAGTTCGCACTGGCAACACCAGTGGTACTTTGGGGCGGATGGCCTTTCTTTGTCAGGGGCTACCAGTCAGTCAAGACCTGGAACCTCAATATGTTCACCCTGATAGCCCTGGGTGTGGGTGCGGCATGGCTCTACAGTATGGTCGCACTTCTTTTCCCCCATGTCTTTCCGCCCAAAATGCAGTTTGAAGGCGAACTGGTCCATGTCTATTTTGAAGCGGCAGCGGTCATTGTGGCACTGGTGCTTCTGGGGCAGGTGCTTGAATTGCGTGCCCGTTCACAGACCAACACTGCCATACAGGCACTACTCGGACTCGCACCTAATACGGCACGTATCATCAGAGAGGACGGCAGCGAAGAGGATATACCACTTGAAGAGGTCAAAGTGGGAGACATTCTGCGTATCCGTCCGGGTGACAAAATACCGGTGGACGGTGTCGTGACTGAGGGAGAAAGCAATATCGATGAGTCGATGGTTACGGGAGAACCTGTCGCGGTACCCAAAAAAGCGGGAGATACGGTCATAGGTGCCACGGTCAATGCGACCGGTTCCCTGCTGATAGAAGCACAGAAGGTCGGAGCCGATACCCTACTCTCACAGATAGTGAACATGGTAGCTCAGGCACAGCGCTCACGTGCGCCTATCCAGAAACTTGCAGATGTCGTCTCGAGCTACTTTGTACCCATCGTAGTGATCGTAGCGATACTCGCTTTCATCGGATGGTACTTCTGGGGGCCGGAACCCCGTCTGGCCTATGCCGTCGTCTCTGCGGTAGCAGTGCTTATCATCGCCTGCCCCTGTGCCCTTGGTCTGGCAACGCCGGTCTCCATTATGGTCGGTACGGGGAAAGGTGCTTCTATGGGTGTACTCATCAAAAATGCGGAAGCACTGGAGATCCTTGAAAAGGTAGATACACTGGTGGTTGACAAGACTGGTACCCTTACTGAGGGTGCACCAAAACTGGTCACGGTCGAAGTACTAGAAGGGGTCGATGAAGAAACACTACTAAGGGCCGTTGCCACACTGGAGAGATCGAGTGAACATCCCTTGGCCGAAGCGATCGTCGAGGGTACCGAAGCCAGAGGCTTGAAACTCGGCAAAACAGACAACTTCAATTCTATCACCGGAGAAGGTGTAACGGGTGAAGTGGACGGTCTGAAGGTTGCCATAGGCAATGACAAACTCTTTGAAAGTCTCGGCATCGATGCAGGAGAACTTCCCGCTTTGTCCGAGCAGTACCGGGAAGAAGGACAGACAGTGATGCTCATAGCGCTTGACAACAAAGCCGCCGGTATCATAGGTGTCATGGATCCGATCAAAGAGAGTACGGCTGAAGCGATAGAGGCACTTCATGAAGAGGGTATCGAGATCGTCATGCTCACCGGAGACAATGAAACCACGGCAAAAGCGGTCGCTGCCAGGCTGCATATAGACAGAGTACAGGCAGAAGTCTCTCCCGAAGAGAAGTCAAAAGTCGTACAAGCACTTCAGAAAGAAGGCAGGCATGTTGCCATGGCCGGCGACGGGGTCAACGATGCCCCTGCCCTTGCCCAGGCACATGTGGGTATTGCCATGGGTACAGGTACGGATGTGGCAATGGAGAGTGCAGGCGTGACGCTTGTCAAAGGAGATCTGACCGGTATCGTCAGAGCTATCAGGCTCAGCCGTTCTACGATGAAGAATATACGGCAGAACCTTTTCTTTGCCTTTATCTATAATTCTCTGGGAGTACCGGTAGCAGCAGGTGTACTCTACCCGTTCTTTGGGATTTTACTCTCGCCGGTGATCGCGGCAGCAGCCATGAGTTTTTCATCGGTTTCGGTCATCAGCAATTCGCTGCGTCTGAAAAATGTGAAACTGTAG
- a CDS encoding SO_0444 family Cu/Zn efflux transporter, whose amino-acid sequence MEITHFLEALWQLSLAMAPYILFGLIFAGILHEIVPDSIVTKHLGNDNITSVVKSTLFGIPLPVCSCGVIPLATSIKKSGASKGATLSFLISTPITGVDSILATYGIFGWIFTIYRVVTSMVIATAAGILTNIFDKDEETVDSDRAKDIAVKTDKPLNANFNGAVGAQHPTRTPTFKMTGTTTSETFTPSPTFSFKTEALQSDANQNASLNKRKFSFISAMKYAFITLLGDIAKPLFWGLIIGALITVAIPDNLSEILKTYNWLSYLIVIVIAVPMYVCATASLPIAAGLMLSGVSAGAAFVFLSAGPATNTVTIGVVKKMLGNRSLAIYLGTIVIGSILFGLGLDAIFDASQIDPTSLIHMDEHGGIIATLSSIVLWGLVLYFLLKPYFTKKESCSGGSCCSS is encoded by the coding sequence ATGGAAATTACACATTTTTTGGAAGCACTCTGGCAGCTGAGCCTTGCCATGGCTCCCTATATTTTATTTGGTCTGATCTTTGCAGGCATCCTGCACGAGATCGTACCCGACAGTATCGTAACAAAGCACCTTGGCAACGACAATATCACTTCAGTGGTCAAATCCACCCTTTTCGGCATCCCCCTGCCCGTCTGTTCCTGCGGGGTCATACCCCTGGCAACTTCCATCAAAAAGTCAGGGGCGAGCAAAGGTGCGACACTCTCTTTTCTCATCTCAACACCCATTACCGGGGTTGATTCCATTCTGGCGACTTACGGTATATTCGGATGGATCTTCACGATCTACCGCGTTGTCACCTCCATGGTCATTGCCACGGCAGCGGGGATACTCACGAATATATTTGATAAAGACGAAGAAACTGTTGATAGCGATAGAGCTAAAGATATAGCGGTGAAGACAGACAAACCTTTGAATGCCAACTTCAATGGTGCTGTGGGGGCACAGCACCCTACGCGTACTCCTACATTCAAAATGACTGGAACTACTACTTCAGAAACATTTACACCCTCACCAACGTTCTCCTTTAAAACAGAAGCATTGCAAAGTGATGCAAATCAAAACGCTTCACTTAATAAAAGAAAGTTTTCTTTTATCTCCGCCATGAAGTACGCTTTCATTACACTGCTCGGAGATATCGCCAAGCCACTATTCTGGGGTCTCATCATCGGTGCGCTCATCACCGTGGCGATCCCGGACAACCTAAGTGAAATACTCAAAACCTACAACTGGCTAAGCTACCTCATCGTCATTGTCATTGCCGTACCGATGTATGTCTGCGCCACGGCGTCACTTCCCATCGCTGCCGGGCTGATGCTCAGCGGCGTGAGTGCCGGAGCGGCTTTCGTTTTTCTCTCAGCAGGTCCTGCAACCAATACGGTGACCATCGGGGTGGTAAAAAAGATGCTTGGCAACAGGTCACTGGCTATTTACCTGGGAACGATCGTGATAGGGAGTATCCTTTTCGGTCTTGGACTCGATGCCATCTTTGATGCATCACAGATCGATCCGACATCACTCATACATATGGATGAACACGGGGGCATCATCGCAACACTCAGTTCCATCGTACTGTGGGGACTGGTACTATACTTCCTACTCAAACCCTACTTTACGAAAAAAGAGAGTTGCAGTGGCGGTTCATGCTGTTCATCATAA
- a CDS encoding sensor histidine kinase, whose translation MNDLEKKSFYSFLGLYIVSSFLFISMIGFWYYTAQKHALENETHYKLEHLADKKAGELIMAHMHGTSTKKTIVPKDVTMALIDTKGNVVEGKLVNPNIKIKPSYFTVDDYQILISDAPREHMNISYVVVQSDTLKGQLHRLKDSVLLVVGIVLLIVMAIAWMLSKLFMKPVHERVTQIERFINDVTHELNTPITSLTMSADQALKAGGCSPKMLNNISISTKQLYDIYRSLTYLNFSDKQEIAEPLDIKEVLEESVAYYTPLAEIKRITFKVEAQEMKCVIPKSQLTLLLGNLIGNAIKYSSPRSTITIILKERTLKIIDEGIGIEADQQKEIFEKFKRGTEYSGGFGVGLNIVKSICNQYGIQIELDSKVDVGTEFRLFFK comes from the coding sequence ATGAATGATCTGGAAAAAAAGTCCTTTTATTCCTTCCTGGGGCTTTATATCGTCTCCTCTTTTCTGTTCATTTCCATGATAGGCTTCTGGTACTACACGGCACAGAAACATGCACTGGAAAACGAAACACACTACAAACTCGAACACCTTGCCGACAAGAAGGCAGGGGAGCTCATCATGGCGCATATGCATGGTACATCCACAAAAAAGACAATAGTTCCCAAAGATGTCACGATGGCGCTTATCGATACCAAGGGTAACGTAGTTGAAGGAAAGCTTGTCAACCCAAACATAAAGATAAAACCAAGCTATTTCACGGTCGATGACTACCAAATACTCATCTCCGATGCACCACGTGAACATATGAATATTTCCTATGTAGTCGTCCAGTCCGATACACTCAAAGGGCAACTCCACAGACTGAAAGATTCTGTCCTGCTGGTAGTGGGGATCGTTCTGCTGATAGTCATGGCCATTGCATGGATGCTCTCCAAACTCTTCATGAAACCGGTGCATGAGCGTGTCACGCAGATAGAACGTTTCATCAACGATGTCACCCATGAACTCAACACCCCCATCACTTCACTGACAATGTCAGCCGACCAGGCACTGAAAGCGGGCGGCTGTTCCCCAAAAATGCTCAACAATATCTCCATCAGTACCAAACAGCTCTATGACATCTACCGTTCTTTGACCTATCTGAACTTCAGTGACAAACAGGAGATAGCCGAGCCGCTCGATATCAAAGAGGTCCTGGAAGAGAGTGTCGCCTACTACACTCCTCTGGCCGAGATCAAACGCATCACTTTCAAGGTAGAAGCCCAGGAGATGAAATGCGTCATTCCAAAATCACAGCTGACCCTGCTTTTAGGCAACCTTATTGGCAATGCCATCAAATACTCATCCCCCAGATCGACCATCACGATCATTCTGAAAGAGAGAACACTGAAGATCATCGATGAAGGCATCGGCATCGAAGCGGACCAGCAAAAAGAGATCTTTGAAAAATTCAAACGCGGTACCGAATATTCCGGCGGTTTCGGGGTAGGTTTGAACATCGTCAAGAGCATCTGCAACCAGTACGGCATCCAGATAGAACTGGACTCCAAGGTCGATGTCGGTACGGAGTTTAGGTTATTCTTTAAGTAA
- a CDS encoding response regulator transcription factor gives MNKQILLLEDDFNLGDTIKDLLVAGGYQVDYVTSGQTAIDLTYDHQYDLYIFDINIPDIDGLDILKSLRDADDLTPAIFISAMTDLKTVLKAFDAGAYDFIKKPFYSEELLIKVNLKLMEKDQKIQYKDLEYFPKEKKLLRNQKLVSLGEVSTQIFDLFIHNIGRVINKTELYECMNNPGPNALRFHISNINKITGIEIKNIRGRGYILEQS, from the coding sequence ATGAATAAACAAATATTGCTTCTTGAAGATGACTTCAACCTAGGTGACACCATTAAAGACCTGCTTGTTGCAGGCGGATATCAAGTCGATTATGTTACAAGTGGGCAGACAGCGATAGATCTTACTTACGATCATCAGTATGACCTGTATATCTTCGATATCAATATCCCGGATATTGATGGTTTGGATATTTTAAAAAGTCTTCGTGATGCGGATGATCTGACACCTGCCATTTTCATCAGCGCCATGACAGATTTAAAAACCGTACTCAAGGCTTTTGATGCGGGAGCTTATGATTTCATAAAGAAGCCTTTTTATTCAGAAGAGCTGCTCATTAAAGTCAACCTGAAGCTCATGGAAAAGGATCAAAAAATCCAATACAAAGATCTGGAATATTTCCCAAAAGAGAAAAAGCTGCTTCGAAACCAAAAGCTCGTATCTCTTGGGGAGGTCAGTACACAGATATTTGATCTCTTCATTCATAATATCGGCAGAGTTATCAATAAAACCGAACTATATGAGTGCATGAACAATCCAGGTCCGAATGCATTGAGGTTTCATATCAGCAATATTAACAAAATAACCGGTATAGAGATCAAGAACATACGGGGAAGAGGATATATTCTTGAGCAAAGTTGA
- a CDS encoding sensor histidine kinase — MQIASLTLHSSIFTINFVEKSKDKQLYKLLRNKKSLYAYFEIFNSKKYFTKVSYPLENFRNDIAIIERGIAHEIIQALFLAFIVSVLFSFYALYPLKQSLKMTNEFIKDILHDFNTPISTIRLNLRLLPESNPKIKQRIASAVDTILNLQKNLKEFINEDMGEREAFDIKSLIEQRVAFFSGSYPHIYFNLDMESKNIYTYKNAMIRIIDNLLSNACKYSNNEGNVSVSLDQNILSIKDNGIGIKNPKKIFDRFYKETSRGLGIGLHIVDKLAKKMDIKIEVRSKINKGSVFKLDLSAIMNQSQQTRQANS, encoded by the coding sequence ATGCAGATTGCCAGTCTGACTTTACATAGCAGCATATTTACAATCAATTTTGTAGAAAAGTCAAAAGACAAGCAGCTTTATAAACTTCTTCGTAACAAGAAGTCTCTTTATGCCTATTTTGAAATATTCAATTCAAAAAAATACTTTACAAAAGTTTCATACCCGCTAGAAAATTTTCGTAATGACATTGCCATCATCGAACGGGGGATTGCACATGAGATCATTCAAGCCTTATTCCTCGCGTTTATTGTCTCTGTACTCTTCTCATTTTATGCACTCTACCCATTAAAACAATCGTTAAAAATGACAAATGAATTCATAAAAGACATACTGCATGATTTCAATACACCCATCTCTACCATCAGGTTAAACCTCAGGCTCCTACCAGAATCAAACCCTAAAATAAAACAGAGGATAGCCAGTGCAGTAGATACGATCTTGAACCTTCAGAAAAACCTCAAGGAGTTCATCAATGAAGATATGGGAGAACGTGAAGCATTTGACATCAAATCGCTGATCGAACAAAGAGTAGCATTCTTCTCCGGCAGCTACCCCCATATATATTTCAATTTAGATATGGAATCAAAAAATATATATACCTACAAAAATGCAATGATCCGGATCATTGACAATCTTTTGTCAAACGCATGTAAGTACAGTAACAATGAAGGTAATGTATCTGTCTCCTTGGATCAAAATATATTATCGATCAAAGATAACGGGATCGGAATAAAAAACCCTAAAAAAATATTTGACAGGTTTTACAAAGAAACATCAAGAGGTTTAGGCATCGGTCTGCACATCGTCGACAAATTGGCAAAAAAAATGGATATTAAAATTGAAGTCCGATCCAAAATAAATAAAGGGTCCGTGTTCAAACTTGACCTATCTGCCATTATGAATCAATCGCAGCAAACCAGGCAGGCAAACAGTTAA
- a CDS encoding ArsR/SmtB family transcription factor — protein MKQLIQIAKVFSDENRVRIIALLMRDGPICVCEICDTLQLLQPLVSRHLRQIKAAGLIVSEKKGKWMVYSLAEESGELSCWFDAVRKIVPSLPALVVCSRYAKETEKLHLLKE, from the coding sequence ATGAAACAACTCATTCAAATCGCCAAGGTTTTTTCAGACGAAAACCGTGTCAGGATCATTGCTCTGCTTATGAGGGACGGGCCGATCTGTGTCTGTGAGATATGTGATACGCTGCAGCTTTTGCAGCCTCTGGTCTCGCGCCATCTGCGTCAAATAAAGGCAGCCGGGTTGATAGTGTCAGAAAAAAAAGGCAAATGGATGGTCTATTCGCTTGCAGAGGAGAGCGGGGAGCTTTCCTGCTGGTTCGATGCAGTCAGAAAGATCGTTCCATCCTTGCCTGCTTTAGTCGTGTGCAGCCGATACGCCAAAGAGACAGAGAAACTACACTTACTTAAAGAATAA
- a CDS encoding response regulator transcription factor, producing MKILLMEDDPVLGDIVTDYLQQYYTTHRAFDSAEAQEFIDEESYDLFIFDINVPGKSGIELLEELRSFNDTTPAIIITAYEDTKHLKESFDVGAHDYIRKPFELEELRLRIEKSKILFHIEQDAPVKLSDKLTYYPKKQLVSDGTNEMPLRPKECEILEYFIAHPQRLISQEELIQNIWEFDALPSDATLRSYIRNLREVIGADKIVTQRGLGYRYE from the coding sequence ATGAAAATACTACTTATGGAGGATGATCCGGTACTTGGAGACATCGTTACGGACTATCTTCAACAATACTATACGACCCACAGGGCATTCGATTCGGCAGAGGCGCAGGAGTTCATTGATGAAGAGTCGTACGACCTTTTTATATTCGACATCAATGTCCCGGGAAAAAGCGGTATCGAACTGCTTGAAGAACTCAGATCTTTCAACGATACCACACCCGCCATTATCATTACCGCCTATGAGGACACAAAACATCTCAAAGAGAGTTTCGATGTCGGGGCACATGACTACATACGCAAACCTTTTGAGCTTGAAGAGCTGAGACTGCGTATAGAAAAGAGCAAAATACTCTTTCACATAGAGCAGGATGCCCCTGTCAAACTCAGTGACAAACTGACCTATTACCCCAAAAAACAGCTGGTCAGTGACGGAACGAACGAAATGCCACTACGACCCAAGGAATGCGAGATACTGGAATACTTCATCGCCCATCCCCAGAGGCTCATATCGCAAGAAGAACTGATACAGAATATCTGGGAGTTCGATGCCCTACCCAGTGATGCCACACTGCGTTCCTACATACGGAACCTGCGGGAGGTCATAGGTGCCGACAAGATCGTGACACAAAGAGGATTGGGCTACCGGTATGAATGA
- a CDS encoding c-type cytochrome has protein sequence MKKVIVTFGLTAMIATSVFAGDPAQTLIEKNKCMSCHNIMGMKDAPPFAGIAWRNSRINTNTAKATLKNSIKNGSHGKYPMFSDTRMPSFSHLSDKELDTLATWVLSQAQNMKCGQGKCGSSMNNKKGWW, from the coding sequence ATGAAAAAAGTTATAGTTACATTCGGTCTTACAGCTATGATAGCAACCTCGGTATTTGCAGGAGATCCAGCACAAACACTTATAGAAAAAAACAAATGTATGTCATGCCACAACATCATGGGCATGAAAGATGCACCCCCTTTTGCAGGTATTGCATGGAGAAACTCAAGAATTAATACCAACACTGCAAAGGCCACACTAAAAAACAGTATTAAGAACGGAAGTCATGGCAAGTACCCGATGTTTTCCGATACGAGAATGCCATCCTTCTCACATCTTAGCGACAAAGAGCTGGATACATTGGCAACATGGGTCCTCTCACAAGCACAAAATATGAAATGTGGACAGGGGAAATGCGGTTCCTCCATGAATAATAAAAAAGGATGGTGGTAG
- a CDS encoding heavy metal translocating P-type ATPase, translating to MKKKKENQFHSWITYPPLRNALIAAVIALITFGMEYFLQSSSTITTPMYIIAIVIGGYLWVREGIEELIVEHEISISMLMIWATSGAAYLGMWDEAAALVVLYGAAEGIEEYTFSKTRNAIRSLLDLAPKEARLVRNGAEEIVPAETLKVGDRFNVLPGESVPTDGIIITGESSLDESPVTGESMPVNKKAGEKVFAATINGESALLVEATTAFSDNTLSRIIELVENAQEQKGHAQMWMERFGRVYSPIVLLSAILLVIVPFVTGADSAYWIEKAVILLVAAAPCALVISLPIAMAAGISGAAKRGILIKGGAHLEHLGVIETIAFDKTGTLTYGKPKVTDVIAFQEDGRALLSKAASLEQYSTHPLAKAIVTYAKGNNVPLLPADASKTLIGSGVQGHIDDMLWYLGSPKLFEELGMDLEAHTSIIEDLQSAGKTVVLLGNSDGLHGLIGIQDTIRENAANVIKKLHGLGIKTVMLTGDNSKTAQRVAEQLGMDDVRASLKPDDKVNAIKELMKSGPTLMVGDGVNDAPALATATCGMAMGAAGTDVAIEAADIALMADDLNKIIEAIKIGQKARRVSKQNIVFAIIILAILIPSGVGGLISVAMAVLVHEASELLAVANGLRSGKI from the coding sequence ATGAAAAAGAAAAAAGAAAACCAGTTTCATTCATGGATCACCTACCCTCCTCTGCGAAACGCTCTGATAGCAGCCGTCATTGCGTTGATCACATTCGGTATGGAATACTTTCTGCAAAGCAGCAGTACCATTACGACCCCCATGTATATCATTGCTATTGTCATTGGCGGATACCTTTGGGTCCGGGAGGGGATTGAAGAGCTCATTGTTGAGCATGAGATCAGCATATCCATGCTGATGATATGGGCGACATCCGGGGCAGCCTACCTTGGAATGTGGGATGAAGCAGCGGCTCTTGTAGTCCTTTACGGTGCTGCCGAGGGGATAGAAGAATACACTTTCAGTAAAACACGCAATGCCATCCGCTCCCTGCTCGACCTTGCACCCAAAGAGGCACGGCTCGTACGAAACGGCGCCGAAGAGATCGTTCCAGCCGAAACATTGAAAGTCGGTGACAGGTTCAACGTTCTTCCGGGAGAATCCGTACCTACCGACGGTATCATCATCACAGGAGAATCAAGTCTAGATGAATCCCCTGTCACAGGCGAATCTATGCCGGTGAATAAGAAAGCCGGGGAGAAGGTATTTGCTGCCACCATCAACGGTGAATCAGCCCTTCTTGTCGAAGCGACCACAGCATTTTCGGACAATACACTCTCCCGTATCATCGAACTTGTCGAAAATGCACAGGAGCAAAAAGGCCACGCGCAGATGTGGATGGAACGTTTTGGACGCGTTTACAGTCCCATCGTACTGCTAAGTGCCATATTGCTTGTGATTGTTCCATTTGTTACAGGAGCAGACTCTGCCTACTGGATAGAAAAAGCCGTGATCCTGCTTGTCGCAGCAGCACCCTGTGCACTTGTCATTTCCCTCCCCATCGCTATGGCAGCAGGCATAAGCGGTGCAGCCAAACGGGGGATCCTCATCAAAGGAGGTGCACATCTTGAACATTTGGGTGTTATCGAGACCATCGCTTTTGACAAGACCGGTACGCTCACCTATGGTAAACCGAAAGTCACTGATGTCATCGCTTTTCAAGAAGATGGGAGAGCACTTCTAAGCAAGGCGGCATCTCTTGAACAGTACTCTACACATCCTCTTGCCAAAGCCATCGTCACATATGCCAAAGGAAATAATGTCCCCTTGTTACCGGCAGATGCTTCAAAAACACTGATCGGTTCAGGCGTACAGGGACACATCGATGACATGCTTTGGTACCTGGGCAGCCCCAAGCTCTTTGAAGAGCTTGGCATGGATCTCGAAGCGCATACTTCCATCATTGAAGATCTGCAATCGGCAGGCAAGACTGTCGTACTTCTTGGTAACAGCGATGGACTTCATGGCCTTATTGGCATTCAGGACACCATACGGGAAAATGCAGCGAATGTCATTAAAAAACTTCACGGTCTCGGTATCAAAACTGTCATGTTGACCGGGGACAATTCCAAAACGGCACAAAGGGTGGCAGAACAGCTCGGTATGGATGATGTCCGTGCTTCACTTAAACCCGATGACAAAGTAAACGCCATCAAGGAACTGATGAAATCAGGTCCGACACTGATGGTGGGAGACGGGGTAAACGATGCACCTGCACTTGCAACAGCCACCTGCGGCATGGCTATGGGAGCCGCAGGTACGGATGTTGCCATAGAAGCAGCGGATATTGCGTTGATGGCAGATGATCTGAACAAGATCATTGAAGCCATTAAGATAGGTCAAAAAGCCCGTCGTGTCAGCAAACAGAACATTGTATTTGCGATCATTATACTTGCCATTTTGATTCCTTCGGGTGTGGGAGGGCTCATCTCTGTCGCCATGGCTGTACTTGTGCATGAAGCCAGTGAGCTACTGGCTGTTGCCAACGGACTGAGGTCCGGAAAGATATGA
- a CDS encoding PepSY domain-containing protein — protein sequence MKYLLFTLAFCTTIYAQTMSDSEHLDLHTESAKQTDKTQLHQMHKIDENKAMKIAQKQCKEDNIKLTLKHHKKYLYYLGTTTDCKVYINALNGKILTPEEIKKK from the coding sequence ATGAAATATTTACTATTCACACTTGCTTTTTGTACAACGATTTATGCTCAGACCATGTCAGACTCTGAACACCTGGACCTGCATACGGAGTCAGCAAAACAGACCGATAAGACTCAATTACATCAAATGCATAAGATAGACGAGAACAAAGCAATGAAAATTGCCCAAAAACAGTGTAAGGAGGACAATATCAAACTGACGCTCAAGCATCACAAAAAGTACCTTTACTATCTTGGCACGACGACAGACTGCAAGGTCTACATCAATGCACTTAACGGTAAGATACTTACACCTGAAGAGATCAAAAAAAAGTAG